One Pseudomonas syringae CC1557 genomic window, GGCCTTGGTCTTCTACGCTAACTTTCAGTCTTCGGAAGCCATTTCCGTGTCTTGAGCAATCAGCGAAACAAGAGCGTTCTGTTGACGATGTGACAGGTGACGAAAACGTTGCAGCAGCTCGCGTTCATTCAGAGACAGCTCAGGGCTATCAAGACGCAGGTTTGGCTCATCGCCAAGTGCACCTTCCTGGGTCAGACTCTGCTCGAGACGAGCAATAATCTCCGAATTCATGCTGCGGTGATGATTCTTGGCTACTTCTTGCACGCGATTACGCATGCCGTCTGGTAGGCGAACGACGAACTTGTCAGCCGTGCGGCTGGAATAGATAGCCTGTTTCATAGGGCTCATATATTTAACCGGTTAGTTCAGGGGAAGCGGTTCTAGCAAGTGGCCGCAAGATTGTAATTCTCAGACAGTCGTTTTGGCCAAATGTTCAACCGCGAAGCCAAGGGCCGACATAATGACGCAATCCGTCGAATCCTTGGCGTCAATTCTGTGACAAATATTGACTCAGGTAAAGGCTCTTTGCCAGCACCAATTATCAGAAATGCGACCCGCTTTGCAAATAATCCGACCTGCCCAGCGGCTGACGACGAGCACCTGCAATACAGGCCTTCTGCCGTGATGGC contains:
- a CDS encoding Arc family DNA-binding protein, with amino-acid sequence MSPMKQAIYSSRTADKFVVRLPDGMRNRVQEVAKNHHRSMNSEIIARLEQSLTQEGALGDEPNLRLDSPELSLNERELLQRFRHLSHRQQNALVSLIAQDTEMASED